One genomic segment of Paenibacillus durus includes these proteins:
- the kdpA gene encoding potassium-transporting ATPase subunit KdpA, whose translation MREAMFQDLLFLVLLVGLSVPLGVYIYKVMMGEKVFLSRIMQPAERGIYRIIGVREDDDMSPGQYTGAVLIFSGIGLIALFLLLMVQGLLPLNPEHQTAMSWDLAFNTAVSFVTNTNWQAYSGESALSYLTQSLGLTVQNFVSAGMGIAVLFALIRGFVRKSQGTVGNFWKDMVRIHLYVLLPLSAILALLLVSQGVVQTFSPYAHVANLENSAASIVPLGPAASQIAIKQLGTNGGGFFGMNSAFPLENPTAFSNLLQLLSILLIPASLCVSFGRAVKDRGQGRVIYAAMLFLFILCLVGITASERYGAPLIHGVASSGNMEGKEVVHGVGTSALWAAATTAASNGSVNSMHDSFTPLAGGLLMFLMQLGEIVFGGVGSGLYGMLAFVILTVFIAGLMVGRTPEYLGKKIAPFEMKMVCLIVLAPPLLTLLGTAAAVLMPQSASWMTNSGAHGFSEILYAFTSLGNNNGSAFGGYAANNAFTNILGGFVMLLVRYIPMAGVIFLAGSLSGKKSVAAGEGTLSTSGAMFAFLLIAIILLIGALSFLPALALGPIADYFTTRGLS comes from the coding sequence ATGAGAGAGGCGATGTTTCAGGATCTGCTGTTTCTCGTACTGCTGGTGGGGTTGTCCGTTCCGCTCGGCGTGTATATTTACAAGGTGATGATGGGAGAAAAGGTATTCTTGTCCCGGATTATGCAGCCGGCAGAGCGGGGAATTTACCGGATTATCGGCGTCAGAGAGGACGACGACATGAGCCCGGGCCAATATACGGGCGCGGTGCTTATTTTTAGCGGAATCGGCTTGATCGCTTTGTTCCTGCTTCTGATGGTGCAGGGCCTGCTTCCGCTTAATCCGGAGCATCAGACGGCCATGAGCTGGGATCTGGCGTTCAATACGGCGGTCAGCTTCGTTACCAATACGAACTGGCAGGCGTATTCCGGCGAATCGGCTTTGTCGTATCTGACACAGAGCTTGGGGCTCACGGTGCAAAATTTTGTATCTGCCGGGATGGGCATCGCGGTGCTGTTCGCCCTCATCCGGGGCTTTGTCCGCAAATCTCAAGGAACGGTCGGGAACTTCTGGAAAGACATGGTCCGCATTCATCTCTATGTGCTGCTTCCGCTTTCCGCGATCCTTGCGCTGCTGCTGGTCTCTCAGGGGGTTGTGCAAACTTTCTCCCCTTATGCGCATGTTGCTAACCTGGAGAACAGCGCCGCAAGTATCGTGCCGCTCGGCCCGGCGGCAAGCCAGATCGCCATCAAGCAGCTCGGCACGAACGGCGGCGGCTTTTTCGGAATGAATTCGGCGTTTCCGCTTGAGAATCCGACCGCGTTCTCCAACCTGCTTCAACTGCTGTCCATTCTGCTGATTCCCGCCTCGCTGTGCGTGTCGTTCGGGAGGGCGGTCAAGGACCGGGGACAGGGCCGGGTCATTTACGCGGCTATGCTGTTTCTGTTCATCCTGTGTCTTGTTGGAATTACGGCCAGCGAACGGTACGGAGCGCCCTTGATACACGGGGTGGCCTCATCGGGCAATATGGAGGGCAAAGAAGTCGTCCACGGGGTCGGAACATCGGCGCTCTGGGCAGCGGCGACTACAGCGGCTTCCAACGGATCGGTCAATTCCATGCATGACAGCTTTACTCCGCTGGCGGGCGGTCTGCTTATGTTCTTGATGCAGCTGGGGGAAATTGTGTTCGGCGGCGTAGGCAGCGGGCTGTACGGCATGCTTGCCTTCGTTATTCTGACCGTATTCATCGCAGGGCTGATGGTCGGGCGGACGCCGGAGTATCTGGGCAAAAAAATTGCGCCGTTCGAGATGAAAATGGTCTGCCTGATCGTGCTGGCGCCCCCGCTGCTGACGCTGCTCGGAACCGCCGCCGCCGTGCTGATGCCGCAGTCGGCGTCTTGGATGACCAATTCGGGCGCGCATGGCTTTTCGGAAATCCTGTACGCCTTCACTTCGCTTGGGAACAACAACGGCAGCGCCTTCGGCGGTTATGCGGCGAATAATGCGTTCACCAATATCCTCGGCGGGTTCGTTATGCTCTTGGTGCGCTATATTCCGATGGCGGGAGTGATCTTTCTAGCGGGCAGCCTGTCCGGCAAGAAAAGCGTGGCGGCGGGCGAAGGCACGCTGTCCACGAGCGGCGCGATGTTTGCCTTTCTGCTGATAGCCATCATTTTGCTGATCGGCGCGCTCAGCTTCTTACCGGCGCTTGCGCTCGGACCGATTGCCGATTACTTTACAACCCGCGGTTTAAGCTGA
- a CDS encoding potassium-transporting ATPase subunit F, whose product MATVIIIAGLAAAAMFVYLLYVLFWGDGK is encoded by the coding sequence ATGGCGACGGTGATTATAATCGCGGGGCTTGCCGCAGCCGCAATGTTTGTGTATTTGCTTTATGTCTTATTCTGGGGTGATGGGAAATGA
- a CDS encoding DUF559 domain-containing protein → MDFNEAYQQFIHYHLAHRTGERQSRLKRGHLRAESLFLEKVWWPLTGHMNDLHPEYEVLDWRGRSYFADFAWLPGYTKLIIEIKGFGPHVRDMDRMKYCNELNRETFLHAVGYQVISFAYDDIEQRPQLCVTLLRMVLSRYRPSAAPVSRAVLAEKEVLRLAVHAAKPLRPVDVARHFEVDSKTAVQILKKLCAKGLLNPVRRGKSERAVGYELSNGVLDYYL, encoded by the coding sequence ATGGACTTTAACGAAGCCTATCAGCAGTTTATTCATTATCATCTTGCACACCGGACAGGAGAACGCCAATCCAGGCTGAAAAGGGGGCATCTGCGCGCTGAATCGCTGTTTCTGGAAAAGGTCTGGTGGCCTTTGACGGGCCATATGAATGATCTGCATCCGGAGTATGAAGTGTTGGATTGGCGGGGCAGGTCTTATTTTGCCGACTTTGCCTGGCTCCCGGGATACACCAAGCTGATTATAGAAATCAAAGGATTTGGCCCGCATGTGCGCGATATGGACCGGATGAAGTATTGCAATGAATTGAACCGGGAGACCTTTCTGCACGCTGTGGGATACCAGGTGATTTCCTTTGCCTATGACGATATTGAACAGCGTCCGCAGTTATGCGTAACCTTGCTGCGCATGGTGCTGAGCCGCTACCGGCCATCGGCTGCTCCCGTCTCCAGAGCGGTGCTGGCTGAAAAAGAGGTGCTCCGGCTTGCCGTTCACGCCGCCAAACCTCTTCGGCCGGTGGATGTCGCCCGGCATTTTGAAGTAGACTCCAAGACGGCTGTTCAAATTCTGAAAAAGCTGTGCGCCAAAGGCTTACTGAACCCTGTCCGTCGTGGCAAAAGTGAACGGGCAGTCGGCTATGAACTGTCTAATGGTGTTCTTGACTATTACCTGTAA
- the yunB gene encoding sporulation protein YunB: protein MGRIKKWGNRRLQLPSALRLPRISFTPPVRKSSFKSGGSGIFRRVSRNSWGGRGGFGDGGWTASRSGGARFKSRPARASRPAGIWSRRPESGERLGQAADGRRRRPRSRRRFWLLTFLLLLVAVLLGLGYVERHLTPPIVHLAQIRVKQVATEAINKAIASQVASGSSAEKLIDWKTDGTGKISGFMLNYTEHMRITSQATEVIQSTLDGLHNQTEHIPLGQALDSPLIASFGPDIPIKIEPQGAVKVELNTRQQNAGINMILVEVYIHIVTEVAVVVPFDMEPQVVDTEIPVSYLMVVGDVPMYYYDNQGRPVGEGSASAPNIALPAPSSGGGVSTPGSSGGALQGGSGPAAGSPAGSGANAGGTGSGGAPYPAQPDAGGQ from the coding sequence ATGGGCAGAATAAAAAAATGGGGAAACCGGCGGCTTCAGCTGCCATCCGCCTTGCGCCTGCCGCGGATAAGCTTTACGCCGCCTGTCCGGAAAAGCTCGTTCAAGTCCGGCGGCTCCGGCATTTTTCGTCGTGTAAGCCGGAACTCGTGGGGCGGGCGCGGTGGATTCGGGGATGGGGGATGGACGGCGTCGCGTTCCGGCGGGGCGCGCTTCAAGTCCAGGCCCGCCAGGGCTTCGCGCCCAGCGGGTATCTGGAGCCGCCGGCCGGAAAGCGGCGAGAGGCTGGGGCAAGCAGCCGACGGACGGCGCCGCAGGCCGCGAAGCCGCCGCAGGTTCTGGCTGCTGACGTTTCTGCTGCTGCTTGTCGCCGTGCTGCTTGGCCTCGGCTATGTGGAACGGCATCTGACGCCGCCGATCGTCCATCTGGCACAAATCCGCGTGAAGCAGGTTGCGACCGAGGCGATTAACAAGGCCATCGCCTCCCAGGTGGCAAGCGGCAGCAGCGCCGAGAAGCTGATCGACTGGAAGACGGACGGCACAGGCAAAATCTCCGGCTTTATGCTCAACTATACGGAGCATATGCGTATTACTTCGCAGGCGACGGAAGTAATTCAATCAACCTTGGACGGCCTGCATAATCAGACCGAGCATATTCCGCTCGGCCAGGCGCTGGATAGTCCGCTGATCGCTTCCTTCGGTCCGGACATTCCGATCAAGATTGAGCCGCAGGGCGCGGTCAAGGTCGAACTGAATACCCGCCAGCAGAATGCAGGAATCAATATGATCCTGGTTGAAGTATACATCCATATCGTTACCGAGGTGGCGGTCGTTGTGCCTTTCGACATGGAACCGCAGGTGGTCGATACGGAAATTCCCGTCTCTTATCTGATGGTCGTCGGGGATGTCCCGATGTACTATTACGACAATCAGGGCAGACCCGTAGGCGAGGGAAGCGCCAGCGCGCCGAATATTGCGCTGCCCGCTCCGTCCTCCGGCGGCGGGGTAAGCACGCCGGGCTCTAGCGGCGGTGCGCTCCAGGGAGGGAGCGGCCCGGCGGCGGGCAGTCCCGCGGGGAGCGGCGCGAACGCCGGTGGCACCGGAAGCGGCGGCGCGCCGTACCCAGCGCAGCCGGACGCGGGCGGCCAGTAG
- a CDS encoding DUF559 domain-containing protein, which yields MDFNEAYQQFIHYHLAHRTGERQSRLKRGHLHAESLFLEKVWWPLIGHMNDLHPEYEVLDWRGRSYFADFAWLPGYTKLIIEIKGFGPHVRDMDRMKYCNELNRETFLHAMGYQVISFAYDDIKQRPQLCVTLLRMVLSRYRPSAAPVSRAVLAEKEVLRLAIHAAKPLRPVDVARHFEVDSKTAVQILKKLCAKGLLNPVRRGKSERAVGYELSNGVLDYYL from the coding sequence ATGGACTTTAACGAAGCCTACCAGCAGTTTATTCATTATCATCTTGCACACCGGACAGGAGAACGCCAATCCAGGCTGAAAAGGGGGCATCTGCACGCCGAATCGCTGTTTCTGGAAAAGGTCTGGTGGCCTTTGATCGGCCATATGAATGATCTGCATCCGGAGTATGAAGTGTTGGATTGGCGGGGCAGGTCTTATTTTGCCGATTTTGCCTGGCTTCCGGGATACACCAAGCTGATTATAGAAATCAAAGGATTTGGCCCGCATGTGCGCGATATGGACCGAATGAAGTATTGCAATGAATTGAACCGGGAGACCTTTCTGCACGCCATGGGATACCAGGTGATTTCCTTTGCCTATGACGATATTAAACAGCGTCCGCAGTTATGCGTAACCTTGCTGCGCATGGTGTTGAGCCGCTACCGGCCATCGGCTGCTCCCGTCTCCAGAGCGGTGCTGGCCGAAAAAGAGGTGCTCCGGCTCGCCATTCACGCCGCCAAACCTCTGCGGCCGGTGGATGTCGCCCGGCATTTTGAAGTAGACTCCAAGACGGCTGTTCAAATTCTGAAAAAGCTGTGCGCCAAAGGCTTACTGAACCCTGTCCGTCGCGGCAAAAGTGAACGGGCAGTCGGCTATGAACTGTCTAATGGCGTTCTTGACTATTACCTGTAA
- a CDS encoding TVP38/TMEM64 family protein, with the protein MTDMVNAWIDWLLQALGLSGPAILLVTIPLALLQSLFGFFPFVILIVLHVSVFDVICGMLISWMICNLGGLFVFYLSRRYLFHWFDRRWGRKLKRYDKWQRYLNRYGIWTLVLLRTIPIIPNNVINIMSAVSTLPHSAFIWGTALGNLSYIWLFGTIGSSLIVPREEWGIYLTSYGMFIIVLLAVFIWKHWGHLQEDKRERMV; encoded by the coding sequence ATGACAGACATGGTTAACGCCTGGATTGACTGGCTATTGCAGGCTTTGGGCCTTAGCGGGCCCGCAATTCTCCTGGTTACGATCCCGCTCGCGCTCCTTCAGAGCCTGTTCGGATTTTTTCCATTCGTTATATTGATCGTGCTGCATGTCTCGGTATTCGATGTAATCTGCGGGATGCTGATCAGTTGGATGATCTGTAATCTGGGAGGGCTGTTCGTATTTTATCTGTCCCGGAGGTATTTGTTTCACTGGTTTGACCGGAGATGGGGCAGGAAGCTGAAGCGTTATGACAAATGGCAGCGTTATTTGAACCGTTATGGCATCTGGACGCTGGTGCTGCTTCGAACGATACCAATCATTCCCAATAATGTGATTAATATTATGTCTGCGGTGTCAACCCTGCCTCACTCGGCTTTTATCTGGGGAACGGCGCTTGGAAATCTGTCTTATATCTGGCTGTTCGGTACGATTGGTTCTTCGCTTATTGTTCCGAGAGAGGAATGGGGTATTTATCTGACCAGTTACGGCATGTTCATCATCGTACTGCTTGCCGTCTTCATCTGGAAGCATTGGGGCCATCTGCAGGAGGATAAACGGGAGCGGATGGTTTGA
- a CDS encoding RNA polymerase sigma factor, with amino-acid sequence MVGNTMNEARLADVALMDEEAFFERLYVEHRKMYAIAFSYLGTETDALEVVQEASCRAWMKRKKLKDEQAFTPWLIRITINCCMDELRRKKRMLPSEKLVEEAAQEMKSNERIDLERAMSRMKPKYRHAVFLKYYQDMTTAQIAMVLKRPEGTIKTWLREGLKQLRKYL; translated from the coding sequence ATGGTGGGAAATACAATGAACGAGGCCCGATTGGCGGATGTTGCGCTGATGGATGAAGAAGCTTTTTTTGAGCGCCTGTACGTCGAACACCGCAAAATGTACGCGATCGCTTTCAGCTACCTGGGAACGGAAACGGACGCGCTGGAGGTGGTGCAGGAAGCGTCATGCCGGGCATGGATGAAGCGCAAAAAGCTTAAAGACGAGCAGGCCTTTACGCCCTGGCTGATCCGGATTACCATCAACTGCTGCATGGATGAACTCCGGCGCAAAAAGCGCATGTTACCTTCGGAGAAGCTGGTGGAAGAAGCGGCACAGGAAATGAAAAGCAACGAGCGGATCGACCTGGAGCGGGCGATGAGCCGGATGAAGCCGAAATACCGGCATGCCGTGTTTCTGAAATACTATCAGGACATGACAACTGCCCAAATTGCAATGGTGCTGAAAAGACCCGAAGGCACAATCAAAACCTGGCTGCGCGAAGGACTGAAACAGCTTCGGAAGTATCTGTAG
- a CDS encoding DUF4179 domain-containing protein: MIYKEERILRQNAHEANRHAETFQESKLYNSMREGIMQGKKREKRRIYSYGVGVAIAAAAAILLTFSSIGLPAKEAAEHSVQTASTNNWGNFKAYRLSSRYPALASALEQNLVKPVHQSAEKKGYRVDVAGAVADGRKVFVLYSVQNNTDKEVEQADFSLQFGDYKDPYPRKGSILDVLDGESRIPAGQSVDFIYSSNLSPSIQYSKKVKVNIILTETSAEALVSSSNKYRTSLDISFELDPDMFKDQRNTLTADRTLTVDGQKIKVSQVLYTPLSTYVDLEYDKSNEKRIFQLINPVLISKKGDTTEKLYYPGIITSDNSVAYSDDSKATLVFRNSRYSQPDSVTLKTFGISAVDKDQMKIVVDLNKKQIIEAPGSGLELVEPTPEDHAEAGEILLRRKIDNGRYFKNTFTILADSFTDAQGKVHKRVNSTVLGNFGSHRLSKDGTAVDEFQFNFGEEAKNYPQPLTITIERYQNPIMDTQAVELYLKQ, from the coding sequence ATGATATACAAAGAAGAACGCATTCTGCGCCAGAATGCTCATGAAGCGAACCGGCACGCCGAAACGTTCCAGGAAAGCAAACTCTACAACTCCATGCGAGAAGGAATCATGCAGGGGAAAAAGCGTGAGAAGCGGCGCATATATTCATATGGAGTGGGTGTGGCCATAGCCGCTGCGGCTGCAATTCTGCTTACGTTCTCTTCCATCGGATTACCGGCAAAGGAAGCTGCTGAACATTCAGTACAAACGGCCAGCACTAATAATTGGGGAAATTTCAAAGCGTACCGCTTGAGCTCCAGGTACCCTGCACTTGCAAGCGCCTTGGAACAGAATCTCGTAAAACCGGTTCACCAGAGCGCGGAAAAAAAGGGTTACCGTGTCGATGTGGCCGGCGCTGTTGCAGATGGCCGAAAAGTGTTCGTCCTGTACAGCGTCCAGAACAACACGGACAAAGAAGTCGAACAAGCGGATTTCTCGCTTCAATTTGGAGACTATAAGGACCCGTATCCTCGTAAAGGCTCAATATTAGATGTACTGGATGGCGAGAGCCGGATCCCGGCGGGCCAATCTGTAGATTTTATATACTCCTCCAACCTTTCGCCATCGATTCAATATTCGAAAAAGGTGAAGGTCAACATTATTCTTACCGAGACTTCAGCGGAGGCGCTCGTTTCCAGCAGTAATAAGTACCGGACCAGCCTGGATATTTCCTTCGAGCTTGACCCCGACATGTTCAAAGACCAGCGGAATACGTTAACGGCTGACCGCACCTTGACCGTGGACGGACAAAAAATTAAAGTGAGCCAAGTGCTGTATACTCCGCTGAGCACCTATGTGGATTTGGAGTATGACAAGAGCAACGAGAAACGAATTTTCCAATTGATTAATCCTGTTCTGATCAGTAAAAAAGGGGACACTACCGAAAAATTATATTACCCCGGCATCATCACATCTGACAATTCCGTAGCCTACTCGGATGATTCCAAGGCCACGCTCGTATTCAGGAACAGCCGTTACAGCCAGCCAGACTCCGTAACATTGAAAACATTCGGCATTTCGGCTGTCGATAAGGATCAGATGAAAATAGTCGTCGATTTAAACAAAAAACAGATTATTGAAGCGCCGGGGAGCGGTCTTGAACTTGTCGAGCCCACGCCAGAGGACCATGCGGAAGCGGGAGAAATCCTGTTACGGCGTAAAATTGACAATGGCCGATACTTTAAGAACACTTTTACCATATTGGCCGACAGCTTCACCGATGCGCAGGGTAAAGTGCACAAAAGAGTGAATAGCACCGTATTAGGTAACTTCGGCAGCCATAGGTTATCAAAGGATGGTACGGCGGTGGACGAGTTTCAATTTAACTTTGGAGAGGAAGCCAAGAATTATCCGCAGCCCCTTACGATTACAATTGAGCGGTATCAGAATCCGATTATGGATACACAGGCCGTAGAGCTGTACTTGAAGCAATAG